Proteins encoded in a region of the Novibacillus thermophilus genome:
- a CDS encoding chemotaxis protein CheW — protein sequence METRVAETGRKVIVFRLGEEDYGVDVQQVDSIERMQPITRVANVPDFVQGVINLRGVVTPVIDLRSKFGMPQKEHDESTRIVIVHTENVQVGLIVDSAHDVMHIPAGVVEEPPSGLGEVDARYLEGVAKLEDRLLVLLNLDRVLSREDVREIQKED from the coding sequence TTGGAAACGCGTGTCGCCGAAACTGGGCGAAAGGTCATCGTCTTTCGCTTAGGGGAAGAGGATTACGGGGTCGACGTCCAGCAAGTGGACTCGATTGAACGCATGCAGCCGATTACACGGGTAGCCAACGTACCGGACTTTGTCCAAGGAGTCATCAACCTAAGGGGGGTCGTGACACCGGTCATCGACTTGCGGAGCAAATTCGGCATGCCGCAAAAGGAACACGACGAATCGACCCGCATTGTCATCGTCCATACGGAAAACGTACAAGTGGGGCTCATTGTCGACTCCGCTCACGACGTTATGCACATTCCCGCAGGCGTCGTGGAAGAACCGCCTTCTGGGTTGGGCGAAGTAGACGCCCGTTATTTAGAAGGGGTCGCAAAGCTGGAAGACCGCTTGCTCGTGTTGTTGAATTTGGATCGCGTGTTGTCCAGAGAAGACGTACGCGAAATACAAAAAGAGGATTGA
- a CDS encoding chemotaxis protein CheA has translation MSDQTYLNVFVEEGREHVQRMNTLLLDLENDPENKEPVQELFRSAHTLKGMSATMGFETMADLTHELENVLQQVRDGVHPLKDETMDILFQGVDRLEMMVEQAANGEPLADVSDLLSKLRGGEEEKTAVTQQDVSFDGYERELFETSLDNGYYVFLVKVTLSEQCVLKGARAYMVYEALEKTGDVAKAVPSVEDLEEEKFDRTFHFVTITKEEEQHVKRSLEQISELESVDVTALSRDALKQKQGVTAKGDVTAKTVRSAPAHKAKATKSIRVDIERLDALMNLFSEWVIDRGRIEQIAGELNRADLTEVVEHMNRIGSELQETVLNLRMVPVEQVFNRFPRMVRDLAKELNKDVQLEITGADTELDRTVIDEIGDPLVHLLRNALDHGLETPKERREKGKPETGHISLRAFYSGNHAFIEIADDGAGISRDKVLQKALKNGIIDRESADKLGDAQVYDLLFASGFSTAEQVTDVSGRGVGLDVVRTKIESLGGSVSVQSEEGKGTTFSIQLPLTLSILTALLVRTGDETYAIPINAILETGKFDRSEIQKVHGQPVLRFRKRIVPLVPLHEVFSVPQRDGGVHNDSVFVVIVKKGDQLTGLVVDELLGQQEVVLKSLGNYLNQVFAISGATILGDGRVALIVDTNALIQQQEAMAV, from the coding sequence TTGAGTGACCAAACGTATTTGAACGTTTTTGTCGAAGAGGGACGGGAACACGTGCAGCGGATGAACACTTTGTTACTCGATTTGGAAAACGATCCGGAAAACAAAGAACCCGTACAGGAACTGTTTCGTTCCGCCCACACGTTAAAAGGCATGTCCGCCACGATGGGCTTCGAGACGATGGCCGATTTGACGCACGAGTTGGAGAATGTACTACAGCAAGTTCGCGACGGGGTTCACCCACTTAAGGACGAGACGATGGATATTTTGTTCCAAGGAGTCGACCGCCTGGAAATGATGGTCGAGCAAGCGGCGAACGGAGAACCGTTGGCTGACGTGAGTGACTTGTTGTCCAAGCTGCGAGGGGGTGAAGAAGAAAAAACGGCCGTCACGCAGCAGGACGTTTCTTTCGACGGGTACGAGCGCGAACTTTTCGAAACGTCTCTCGATAACGGCTACTACGTTTTCCTCGTCAAAGTGACGCTAAGTGAACAGTGTGTCTTAAAAGGCGCCCGGGCGTACATGGTGTACGAGGCGCTGGAAAAGACAGGAGATGTGGCGAAGGCCGTTCCGAGTGTAGAAGATCTAGAGGAGGAAAAATTCGACCGCACATTCCATTTCGTCACGATTACAAAGGAAGAAGAGCAACATGTCAAACGGTCACTGGAACAAATATCTGAACTGGAAAGCGTCGACGTCACGGCGCTGTCAAGAGATGCGCTCAAACAAAAACAGGGTGTTACTGCGAAAGGCGATGTGACGGCGAAAACTGTGCGCTCTGCGCCTGCTCACAAGGCGAAGGCGACTAAATCGATCCGCGTGGACATTGAACGTCTGGATGCGTTGATGAACCTGTTCAGCGAATGGGTGATCGACCGCGGACGGATCGAGCAAATTGCCGGCGAGTTGAACCGTGCGGATCTGACCGAAGTGGTTGAACACATGAACCGCATCGGCAGCGAGTTGCAAGAAACGGTTCTGAATTTGCGCATGGTACCGGTGGAGCAAGTGTTTAACCGATTCCCGCGCATGGTGCGCGACTTGGCAAAAGAATTGAACAAAGACGTACAGCTCGAGATAACGGGAGCCGATACCGAGTTGGATCGCACTGTGATTGATGAAATCGGCGACCCCCTCGTGCACCTGTTGCGCAATGCCCTTGACCACGGTTTGGAAACGCCGAAAGAACGAAGGGAGAAAGGTAAGCCGGAAACCGGGCACATTTCACTGCGGGCGTTTTACAGCGGAAACCACGCGTTCATCGAAATCGCCGATGACGGGGCGGGCATCAGTCGGGACAAAGTCTTACAAAAAGCGCTTAAAAACGGCATCATCGACCGAGAGAGCGCCGACAAGCTGGGCGATGCTCAAGTGTACGACCTGTTGTTTGCTTCCGGCTTCAGTACCGCGGAACAAGTGACAGACGTGTCCGGCCGCGGCGTGGGACTCGATGTGGTGCGGACGAAAATTGAGTCCCTGGGCGGCAGTGTCAGCGTGCAGTCAGAGGAAGGCAAGGGGACGACGTTCTCGATTCAACTGCCGTTGACGCTGTCAATCCTTACGGCGCTTCTCGTGCGCACCGGCGACGAGACGTACGCCATCCCGATAAACGCGATATTAGAAACGGGAAAATTCGACAGAAGCGAGATTCAAAAAGTGCACGGCCAGCCGGTACTCCGCTTCCGCAAACGGATCGTTCCCCTCGTCCCCCTGCATGAAGTGTTTTCCGTTCCGCAACGCGACGGTGGAGTCCACAACGATAGCGTCTTTGTCGTCATCGTGAAGAAGGGGGATCAATTGACGGGACTCGTGGTCGACGAATTGCTAGGACAGCAAGAAGTCGTGCTGAAATCGCTCGGCAACTACTTGAACCAAGTGTTTGCGATATCGGGAGCGACCATTTTGGGGGACGGCCGCGTCGCCCTGATTGTGGACACGAATGCGTTAATCCAGCAGCAAGAAGCCATGGCGGTATAA
- a CDS encoding CheB methylesterase domain-containing protein encodes MAEVKGLIAIGASTGGPRALQHILSQFPPSFPAALFVVQHMPHTFTRPFAERLNNLCALQVVEAVHGERVLGGKVYVSPGNRHLTVAQKGKDLRVALDDGNLVSGHKPSVDQLFLSFKSVRHLPVALVLLTGMGKDGANGMKQVKEANPAVVTLAQDASSCIVFGMPKAAIEAGCVDEVLPLASMADKIVEIVDGWDTEGGENLE; translated from the coding sequence ATGGCAGAAGTAAAAGGCCTCATTGCAATCGGAGCTTCAACGGGCGGTCCGCGCGCCTTGCAACACATACTTTCGCAATTTCCGCCGTCATTTCCCGCCGCGTTGTTCGTCGTCCAGCACATGCCTCACACCTTCACTCGGCCTTTTGCAGAGCGTTTAAACAACTTGTGCGCGCTACAGGTCGTGGAGGCTGTACACGGCGAGCGGGTCCTCGGCGGCAAGGTGTACGTGTCCCCGGGGAACCGTCACTTGACTGTCGCACAAAAAGGGAAAGACCTTCGAGTCGCGTTAGATGACGGGAATCTTGTGTCTGGCCACAAGCCTTCAGTCGATCAGTTATTCCTGTCGTTCAAGTCAGTCAGACACTTACCCGTCGCCCTCGTACTCCTCACGGGAATGGGAAAGGACGGAGCCAACGGCATGAAGCAGGTAAAGGAAGCCAATCCGGCTGTGGTCACGTTGGCACAAGATGCTTCCAGCTGCATCGTATTCGGAATGCCGAAAGCCGCCATCGAGGCGGGATGCGTGGACGAAGTTTTGCCGCTCGCGTCCATGGCGGACAAAATCGTGGAAATCGTCGATGGGTGGGATACAGAAGGAGGCGAAAACCTTGAGTGA
- a CDS encoding MinD/ParA family protein produces MRDQADSLRLRMQATAEKVPRTSRKLLRAHTIAVTSGKGGVGKTNFTLNFSMQLAKSGYQTVVFDADFGFANMDVLMDMTPRRTLYDLLQPGVTVYDVMERGPNGLYCVPGRSGVQEWMDLTPEQGEYLVAQLKELQDFADFIIVDTGAGLTKESLSLILAADEAILVTTPEPTAITDGYAVIKYLFTQRDSLKLWTVINRAANRREGERTGQKMCFAVKQFLHRDVQLLGYLPDHVDVVRAVKRQRPFSECFPNSPVTRRLELMTKRYLAEFSEKGDEGNQGFMRYLLNAIRRRT; encoded by the coding sequence ATGCGTGACCAGGCCGATTCACTTCGACTGCGCATGCAGGCCACAGCGGAAAAAGTGCCGCGTACGTCCCGCAAGCTGCTAAGAGCGCACACGATTGCGGTCACGAGCGGCAAAGGGGGGGTAGGGAAGACGAACTTCACACTCAACTTTTCCATGCAACTGGCGAAGTCAGGCTACCAAACGGTCGTGTTTGACGCTGACTTCGGGTTTGCCAACATGGATGTGCTCATGGACATGACGCCGCGCCGAACGCTGTACGATCTGTTGCAACCCGGAGTCACCGTTTACGACGTCATGGAGCGGGGGCCGAACGGCCTCTACTGCGTACCAGGGAGGTCCGGTGTTCAAGAGTGGATGGACCTCACCCCGGAACAGGGAGAGTACCTTGTGGCTCAGTTAAAAGAACTTCAAGATTTTGCCGATTTTATTATTGTAGACACCGGAGCCGGATTGACGAAAGAGAGCCTCTCTCTCATTTTGGCCGCAGACGAGGCGATACTCGTCACGACACCGGAACCGACAGCTATCACGGACGGGTACGCGGTCATCAAATACCTGTTTACACAACGGGACAGCTTAAAACTGTGGACAGTTATCAATCGAGCTGCAAACCGCAGAGAAGGAGAGAGAACAGGTCAGAAAATGTGTTTCGCGGTGAAACAGTTTCTGCACCGGGACGTACAGCTGCTCGGTTACTTACCAGATCACGTGGACGTCGTGCGTGCGGTAAAACGGCAGAGACCGTTCAGTGAATGTTTCCCCAACAGTCCTGTAACACGCCGGCTCGAGCTTATGACAAAGCGGTATTTAGCTGAGTTTTCGGAGAAGGGCGATGAAGGGAACCAAGGCTTTATGCGCTATTTACTAAACGCCATTCGGAGAAGGACGTGA
- a CDS encoding AAA family ATPase: MKVKRYVANSLPDAMSRIRDDLGDTAVILDSKPIKHGGLWGLFGKQRFEVIAAVDHGVEGPRLKQHRVERDSPQDGLKREIESIKQMMEQWMYTQQNDLPRPFAAVETHLKRQHVTDDVIASLFRNVQPRIRDIQNADEKEIYSLVAGEIRERFEARVGTPLSVGSGPKTVYLIGPTGVGKTTTIAKMAAVYVLEQGLSVGLIAADTFRIAAVKQLKTYADILNVPIHVAHDPNEMKEAKEKLSHCDVVLVDTAGRNYRQKMNVSELFAYIQHSDQAAIHLVLSLTMRDEDIDAVLESVSSIPVTHLLLTKADETTSYGLMLNLVSKTPYKLGLITTGQNVPDDMVEADADQLTQWIMEEVDGNA, translated from the coding sequence ATGAAAGTGAAGCGGTATGTCGCCAATTCCTTACCGGATGCCATGTCTCGCATACGTGACGACTTGGGGGATACGGCTGTCATACTCGACAGCAAGCCGATTAAGCACGGGGGGTTGTGGGGACTGTTCGGCAAGCAGCGCTTTGAAGTGATCGCCGCCGTCGATCACGGGGTGGAAGGCCCCCGTTTGAAACAACACCGCGTCGAAAGGGATTCACCGCAAGACGGGCTGAAAAGGGAAATAGAATCGATCAAACAGATGATGGAACAGTGGATGTACACACAACAGAACGACCTGCCCCGTCCTTTTGCGGCTGTCGAGACGCACCTTAAACGCCAGCACGTGACAGACGATGTCATCGCCTCTCTCTTTCGCAACGTCCAGCCGCGTATTCGCGATATTCAAAACGCGGATGAGAAAGAGATCTACTCGCTAGTGGCCGGTGAGATTCGAGAACGTTTTGAAGCAAGAGTGGGTACTCCCCTTTCAGTTGGCTCTGGACCGAAGACGGTTTACCTGATCGGTCCGACCGGGGTGGGGAAAACGACGACGATCGCCAAAATGGCCGCCGTATACGTACTGGAGCAAGGCCTTTCCGTTGGACTGATCGCAGCCGATACGTTCAGGATCGCGGCTGTCAAACAGCTCAAGACCTACGCAGACATCCTAAACGTCCCGATTCACGTCGCCCACGATCCGAACGAGATGAAAGAAGCGAAGGAAAAACTGTCCCACTGTGACGTCGTCCTGGTCGATACAGCGGGGCGCAACTACCGGCAGAAAATGAACGTGTCGGAACTGTTTGCATACATACAGCACAGTGACCAGGCGGCGATCCACCTCGTGCTCAGTTTGACGATGCGGGACGAAGACATTGACGCGGTCCTCGAGAGCGTGTCGTCCATACCAGTGACTCATCTGTTGTTGACGAAAGCTGATGAAACGACCTCGTACGGTTTAATGCTGAACCTCGTGTCCAAAACACCGTACAAGCTGGGACTGATCACAACGGGTCAAAATGTTCCCGACGACATGGTGGAGGCGGATGCCGATCAGCTGACGCAGTGGATAATGGAAGAAGTGGACGGGAATGCGTGA
- the flhA gene encoding flagellar biosynthesis protein FlhA encodes MKWTDLSVLVGIILIVMMMIIPLPPWLLDILIFINISLALTIILVAMNTKEPLQFSIFPSLLLVTTLFRLALNVSTTRSILSIREAGQIIETFGSFVVGGSPVIGFVVFLILVTIQFIVITKGAERVAEVAARFTLDAMPGKQMSIDADLNAGVITDAEARERREKIEREADFYGAMDGASKFIKGDAIASIVILMVNIIGGFSIGMIVHGMSLREAASLFTLLSIGDGLVTQIPALLISTATGIVVTRAASDGNLGSDITKQLFAYPKMLFVVAAVILALGLLTPIGLLISLPIAALMALGGYVLLQSEQKERQESEDQQEEAEAESIRSPESVMSLLTVDPIEFEFGYGLIPLADVKQGGDLLDRVIMIRRQCALEMGMIVPVIRIRDNIQLAPNEYVIKIKGNEVARYTLMLDHYLAMSPGVEDPSVQGVETTEPAFGLPALWIAETVRDKAEQAGYTVVDPPSVVATHLTETIKRHMHELLGRQETKSLIDHVKESAPALIEELVPDKLSIGEIQKVLQNLLREKISIRDLHTILETLADASQFSKDPNVLTEYVRQALARQITRTYAGSGKEVKVITLSPDTEKQVADHIQQSERGSFLAMEPSVSQLFYQKVSEQVKRLTDIGEQPIILTSPALRTHVKQLVERVMPDLPVLSYNELEPQVEIKSVGVVNLG; translated from the coding sequence ATGAAGTGGACGGACTTATCCGTACTAGTCGGCATCATCTTGATCGTCATGATGATGATCATCCCGCTGCCGCCGTGGTTACTCGACATTCTCATTTTTATCAACATCTCGCTCGCTCTCACGATCATTCTGGTGGCGATGAACACGAAAGAACCGCTGCAGTTTTCAATTTTTCCGTCTCTTCTGTTAGTGACGACGCTCTTTCGCTTGGCGTTAAACGTGTCCACGACGCGCTCCATTCTCTCTATACGGGAAGCGGGGCAGATTATCGAGACGTTCGGATCGTTCGTCGTCGGCGGCAGCCCTGTGATCGGGTTTGTCGTGTTTCTCATTCTCGTCACTATTCAATTCATCGTCATTACGAAAGGGGCCGAGCGGGTAGCAGAGGTGGCGGCCCGCTTCACCCTGGACGCGATGCCCGGGAAACAGATGAGTATTGACGCCGATCTGAATGCCGGCGTGATTACCGATGCCGAGGCCCGGGAACGGCGGGAGAAAATCGAACGGGAAGCCGACTTTTACGGCGCCATGGACGGGGCCAGTAAATTTATCAAAGGGGATGCCATTGCGAGCATCGTCATCTTAATGGTGAACATCATCGGCGGGTTTTCCATCGGGATGATCGTTCACGGCATGTCGTTGCGTGAGGCGGCCAGTTTATTTACGCTGTTATCCATCGGCGACGGGCTCGTCACTCAGATCCCGGCCCTCCTCATCTCGACGGCCACCGGCATTGTGGTGACGCGGGCTGCGTCGGACGGCAATCTGGGCAGCGACATCACGAAACAGCTGTTTGCCTATCCGAAGATGCTGTTTGTCGTGGCGGCCGTCATTTTGGCACTCGGTCTGTTGACGCCTATCGGTCTCTTAATCTCCTTGCCCATCGCCGCGCTCATGGCGCTTGGCGGCTACGTGCTCCTCCAATCGGAACAAAAGGAACGGCAGGAGTCTGAGGATCAACAAGAAGAGGCGGAAGCTGAAAGCATACGCAGTCCGGAAAGTGTCATGTCGCTCTTGACGGTTGACCCCATTGAATTCGAATTTGGGTACGGACTGATTCCCCTCGCCGATGTGAAGCAAGGCGGCGACTTATTGGACCGGGTGATCATGATTCGACGTCAGTGCGCGCTGGAAATGGGGATGATCGTTCCGGTGATCCGCATCCGCGACAACATTCAACTGGCGCCCAATGAGTATGTCATCAAAATAAAAGGGAACGAAGTGGCCCGTTACACACTGATGCTCGATCACTACTTGGCCATGAGTCCCGGTGTCGAAGACCCGTCCGTTCAGGGCGTGGAAACGACGGAGCCGGCGTTCGGGCTGCCAGCGTTGTGGATTGCGGAGACCGTGCGGGACAAGGCGGAGCAGGCTGGATACACAGTGGTCGACCCGCCGTCCGTTGTGGCGACCCACTTGACCGAAACGATTAAACGCCACATGCACGAACTGCTGGGTCGACAGGAAACGAAGTCCCTCATCGACCACGTCAAGGAAAGCGCGCCTGCTCTCATCGAGGAACTCGTTCCGGACAAGCTGTCCATCGGAGAGATTCAAAAAGTGCTGCAAAACTTACTGCGTGAAAAGATTTCCATTCGGGATTTACATACCATTTTGGAAACGTTGGCCGACGCGTCACAGTTTTCGAAAGATCCGAACGTGTTAACCGAATACGTACGGCAAGCGTTGGCACGGCAAATTACTCGCACATACGCCGGGAGCGGGAAAGAAGTCAAAGTGATCACGTTGAGCCCGGACACTGAAAAGCAGGTGGCGGACCACATCCAACAGTCGGAGCGCGGCAGCTTTTTGGCCATGGAACCGAGCGTGTCACAACTTTTTTACCAAAAAGTGTCTGAACAGGTGAAGCGGCTCACAGACATCGGCGAGCAACCGATCATCTTGACATCGCCGGCCCTGCGTACCCATGTCAAGCAACTCGTCGAGCGCGTCATGCCGGATTTGCCCGTCCTCTCTTACAATGAGTTAGAGCCGCAAGTGGAAATTAAAAGTGTAGGGGTGGTGAATCTCGGATGA
- the flhB gene encoding flagellar biosynthesis protein FlhB: MLTLDLQRFAQEKTEKATPKRRQDARKKGQVARSADVPSSLIFLLVFLFLFAAGGAIAGDIVRLFRLPFDEGWVLLEVTPDTVQEIYGEVLSHSAFAVLSVMAASLAAGVLGNYVQIGALFTTEPLKVKVERLNPVQGAKRIFSKRALVEFLKSLLKFVIVAAVVILVLQHNFEDMFKLSRVPVGGTAAAIGKMLVQLGLFVALTLVLLSIPDYMYQRYDHEKNIRMSKQDIKDELKKTEGPPEIKNKMKQKQRQMAMQRMMQEVPKADVIITNPTHYAVALKYEAQEMDAPQVVAKGTDLLAKRMRELAEAHEVPVMENKPLARTLYERLDIGETVPPDLFQAVAEVLAYVYRMRGTRRKS; the protein is encoded by the coding sequence ATGCTCACGCTGGATTTACAGCGGTTTGCCCAGGAAAAGACAGAGAAAGCTACACCGAAGCGGCGCCAGGATGCCCGTAAAAAAGGACAGGTGGCGAGAAGTGCCGACGTGCCGTCATCGCTCATTTTTTTGTTGGTCTTTTTGTTTTTGTTCGCAGCAGGGGGGGCGATTGCCGGCGACATTGTCCGCTTGTTTCGGTTGCCGTTCGACGAGGGGTGGGTTCTGCTTGAGGTGACTCCCGACACGGTACAGGAGATATACGGGGAAGTGCTGTCGCATTCGGCTTTTGCCGTACTGTCCGTAATGGCGGCCTCCCTGGCAGCAGGGGTGCTCGGCAATTACGTCCAAATCGGGGCGCTGTTTACGACTGAACCGTTGAAAGTGAAGGTCGAACGCCTAAACCCGGTTCAAGGCGCAAAACGCATATTTTCCAAACGGGCACTGGTAGAATTTCTCAAATCCTTGCTGAAATTTGTGATTGTGGCCGCTGTTGTCATCCTCGTCTTGCAGCACAACTTCGAGGACATGTTTAAACTGTCCCGGGTGCCGGTGGGGGGGACGGCAGCTGCCATCGGGAAAATGCTCGTCCAGCTCGGTTTATTTGTCGCTTTAACCCTTGTCTTGCTGTCCATACCGGACTACATGTACCAGCGATACGACCACGAGAAGAACATTCGCATGTCCAAGCAGGACATTAAAGACGAGTTGAAGAAGACGGAAGGGCCGCCTGAAATAAAAAACAAAATGAAACAGAAACAGCGGCAAATGGCTATGCAGCGCATGATGCAAGAAGTGCCGAAAGCGGACGTCATCATCACCAACCCGACTCATTACGCAGTGGCACTCAAGTATGAAGCGCAAGAGATGGATGCGCCGCAGGTAGTCGCCAAAGGGACTGACTTGTTGGCCAAGCGCATGCGGGAACTGGCAGAAGCTCACGAGGTGCCAGTGATGGAGAACAAACCGCTGGCCAGAACCCTTTATGAACGATTAGACATCGGAGAGACGGTTCCTCCCGATCTGTTTCAGGCGGTTGCCGAAGTGTTGGCGTACGTGTACCGCATGCGCGGAACTCGGCGTAAGAGCTAA
- the fliR gene encoding flagellar biosynthetic protein FliR produces the protein MEWFETSLPLFLLLLCRVTAFFVIAPIFSGYGVPPQFRIGLAALFTLLVAGTLQGNEGIAFDITFPLLVIQEVAIGISLGFIAMLFLTAMQVAGTVIDVQMGFILANVIDPQTGAQTPLTGSFKYLLAILVFLSLNGHHMLLDGIMSSLQVAPVGRTPVFSWDSGSLAQLMASSFNEMFVLAFKMAAPIAASLFLVDIGLGVIARTVPQMNIFVVGLPVKIVTSFVVLLLVLPGFVWIFDRLFRQIATTMRELINVVGA, from the coding sequence ATGGAATGGTTTGAAACGTCGCTTCCGCTTTTTCTGCTCCTCTTGTGCCGGGTCACCGCTTTTTTTGTCATCGCGCCCATCTTCAGCGGTTACGGAGTGCCGCCGCAATTCAGAATCGGGCTCGCCGCCCTGTTTACGTTACTCGTCGCCGGGACCCTCCAGGGGAACGAAGGGATCGCCTTTGACATCACGTTTCCGCTGCTCGTGATTCAGGAGGTGGCGATCGGCATCAGTCTGGGTTTTATTGCGATGCTCTTTTTGACGGCGATGCAAGTGGCGGGAACCGTCATCGACGTGCAAATGGGATTTATTCTCGCCAATGTGATTGACCCCCAGACGGGTGCCCAGACGCCGCTCACGGGAAGTTTTAAATATTTGCTCGCCATTCTCGTTTTTCTCAGTTTAAACGGCCATCACATGTTGTTGGACGGTATCATGTCCAGCTTACAGGTGGCGCCGGTGGGGCGGACGCCTGTCTTTTCCTGGGACAGCGGATCCCTCGCCCAGCTGATGGCGTCGAGTTTTAATGAAATGTTTGTGCTGGCGTTTAAAATGGCGGCGCCGATTGCGGCATCCCTTTTTCTCGTCGATATCGGGTTAGGGGTCATTGCCCGTACCGTGCCGCAGATGAACATATTTGTCGTCGGACTGCCGGTGAAGATCGTGACGAGTTTCGTCGTGTTGCTGCTCGTCTTGCCCGGATTTGTCTGGATATTTGATCGGCTTTTCCGGCAAATAGCGACCACGATGCGGGAACTGATTAACGTGGTGGGGGCGTAG
- the fliQ gene encoding flagellar biosynthesis protein FliQ, whose amino-acid sequence MSAEQVIEIGQGAVYTILLVSAPLLGMSLLVGLIVSVFQATTQIQEQTLAFIPKIIAVFVSVLVFGPWMLSRMVHFASNLLRNMHNMVG is encoded by the coding sequence ATGAGTGCGGAGCAAGTCATCGAGATCGGGCAGGGAGCCGTTTACACCATTTTACTCGTGTCTGCTCCACTACTCGGCATGAGCTTGCTGGTCGGGCTCATCGTCAGTGTATTTCAAGCGACGACGCAGATACAGGAGCAAACGTTGGCCTTTATTCCGAAAATTATTGCCGTTTTCGTCTCTGTCCTCGTCTTTGGGCCGTGGATGTTGTCGAGAATGGTGCATTTCGCCAGCAATCTGTTGAGAAACATGCACAACATGGTAGGGTAG
- the fliP gene encoding flagellar type III secretion system pore protein FliP (The bacterial flagellar biogenesis protein FliP forms a type III secretion system (T3SS)-type pore required for flagellar assembly.), with amino-acid sequence MVFGLLLGGCSVQSGDSDAPIPGVDITIGTSDEPQDVAVTVQLLLLLTVLSLAPAILVLMTSFTRIVVVLSFVRHAMATQQMPPNQVLIGLALFLTFFVMAPTFGEINDNAVQPYLAGEIDQEEAINEAVLPMKQFMAQHIREKDLELFLRYSGTERPENIEDLSLTVLVPSFAISELKTAFQIGFMIFVPFLVIDMIVASVLMAMGMMMLPPVMISLPFKILLFVLVDGWYLVVESLLMSFES; translated from the coding sequence TTGGTGTTTGGTCTGCTGTTAGGGGGGTGTTCGGTTCAGAGCGGAGACTCGGACGCTCCCATTCCAGGAGTCGACATCACGATCGGCACCTCGGACGAACCGCAAGACGTGGCCGTTACCGTACAACTGTTGCTCCTTCTCACCGTGTTGAGTTTGGCACCGGCCATTCTCGTCCTCATGACGAGTTTTACTCGCATCGTCGTCGTGCTCTCGTTTGTGCGTCATGCGATGGCGACGCAGCAGATGCCGCCTAATCAAGTATTGATCGGGTTAGCCCTGTTTCTCACCTTTTTCGTCATGGCCCCTACATTCGGTGAGATTAACGACAATGCGGTACAGCCGTACCTGGCGGGGGAGATCGATCAAGAAGAGGCGATAAATGAAGCGGTATTGCCAATGAAACAGTTTATGGCTCAGCACATCCGGGAGAAAGATTTAGAGCTGTTTTTGAGGTACTCCGGTACTGAGCGGCCTGAAAACATTGAGGACTTGTCGCTCACCGTGCTCGTCCCGTCCTTTGCCATAAGCGAACTGAAAACGGCGTTTCAGATCGGATTTATGATATTCGTCCCCTTTTTAGTCATTGACATGATTGTCGCCAGTGTGCTTATGGCGATGGGAATGATGATGCTTCCCCCGGTGATGATTTCACTGCCGTTTAAAATACTGCTGTTCGTTTTGGTGGACGGTTGGTACCTCGTCGTGGAATCGCTGCTCATGAGCTTTGAGTCGTGA